From the genome of Halorussus caseinilyticus, one region includes:
- a CDS encoding pyridoxal phosphate-dependent aminotransferase translates to MHFSDRIQRVEPSATLAISNLAAELEAEGADVVDLSVGEPDFPTPENVVAAGKEAMDAGHTGYTSSNGIPELKETIAEKLRDDGLDHEAGNVIVTPGAKQALYEAIQTLVDDGDEVVLLDPAWVSYEAMVKLAGGDLNRVDLAPHDFQLEPALDELGEAMSDETELLVVNSPSNPTGAVYSDAALEGVRDLAVEHDVTVISDEIYQEITYGAEPTSLGTVEGMADRTVTINGFSKAYSMTGWRLGYFAGPEELISEAGKLHSHSVSCATNFVQHAGVEALRNTDESVEEMVEAFAERREFLLDRLGQQGVEAPEPEGAFYLMMPVAADDQTWCEQALEEAHVATVPGSAFGAPGYARISYANSKERIGEAVDRLVEADLL, encoded by the coding sequence ATGCACTTTTCAGACCGAATCCAACGAGTCGAACCGAGCGCGACCCTCGCAATCAGCAACCTCGCCGCCGAACTGGAGGCCGAGGGCGCGGACGTAGTTGACCTGAGCGTGGGCGAACCCGACTTCCCGACGCCCGAGAACGTCGTCGCGGCCGGGAAGGAAGCGATGGACGCGGGACACACCGGCTACACCTCCTCGAACGGGATTCCGGAACTCAAGGAGACCATCGCCGAGAAGTTGCGCGACGACGGACTCGACCACGAGGCCGGAAACGTCATCGTGACCCCCGGCGCGAAGCAGGCGCTCTACGAGGCAATCCAGACGCTCGTGGACGACGGCGACGAAGTGGTCCTGTTGGACCCCGCGTGGGTCTCCTACGAGGCGATGGTGAAGTTGGCGGGCGGCGACTTGAACCGCGTGGACCTCGCGCCCCACGACTTCCAACTCGAACCCGCGCTGGACGAACTCGGCGAGGCGATGTCGGACGAGACCGAACTGCTCGTGGTCAACTCGCCGAGCAACCCGACCGGAGCGGTCTACTCCGACGCCGCGCTGGAGGGGGTCCGTGACCTCGCGGTCGAACACGACGTGACCGTCATCAGCGACGAAATCTATCAGGAGATTACCTACGGTGCGGAACCGACGAGTCTCGGCACCGTCGAGGGGATGGCCGACCGGACCGTCACGATAAACGGCTTCTCGAAGGCCTACTCGATGACCGGGTGGCGTCTGGGCTACTTCGCCGGGCCGGAAGAACTGATTTCGGAGGCCGGAAAGCTTCACTCCCACTCGGTCTCGTGTGCGACCAACTTCGTCCAGCACGCGGGCGTCGAAGCGTTGCGCAACACCGACGAGTCGGTCGAAGAGATGGTCGAAGCCTTCGCCGAGCGTCGGGAGTTCCTGCTCGACCGACTCGGCCAGCAAGGCGTCGAGGCACCCGAACCCGAGGGCGCGTTCTACCTCATGATGCCCGTCGCCGCCGACGACCAGACGTGGTGCGAGCAGGCCCTCGAAGAGGCCCACGTCGCCACAGTGCCCGGAAGCGCGTTCGGCGCGCCGGGGTACGCCCGCATCTCCTACGCCAACAGCAAGGAGCGCATCGGCGAGGCGGTGGACCGGTTGGTCGAGGCCGACCTGCTGTAG
- a CDS encoding nucleoside phosphorylase, whose translation MTGDSEDPNDDVQYHLEVGEGDVADAVLLPGNPERIEKITQFWDDADEVGHHREYRTVTGDYEGTPISVTSTGIGSPSAAIAVEELARVGADTFIRVGSCGAIQPDMEVGDLVITTGGVRQEGTSDAYVREDYPAVADYEVVSALVAAAERLGYDYHTGITMSADSFYAGQGRPGFEGFEAAGSDELVEGLKDANVKNIEMEASAIMTLANIYGLRAGAVCSVFANRETGEFLTEGENRAAETASLAVKLLAKMDEIKAENGVERWHPGLSLD comes from the coding sequence ATGACTGGAGACAGCGAAGACCCCAACGACGACGTGCAGTACCACCTCGAAGTCGGCGAGGGCGACGTGGCCGACGCCGTTCTCCTGCCGGGCAACCCCGAGCGAATCGAGAAGATAACCCAGTTCTGGGACGACGCCGACGAGGTGGGTCACCACCGCGAGTACCGGACCGTCACCGGCGACTACGAGGGGACGCCCATCAGCGTCACCTCCACGGGCATCGGTAGCCCCTCCGCGGCAATCGCCGTCGAGGAGTTGGCCCGCGTCGGCGCGGACACTTTCATCCGCGTCGGCTCGTGCGGCGCGATTCAGCCCGACATGGAAGTCGGGGACCTCGTTATCACCACCGGCGGGGTCCGGCAGGAAGGCACCAGTGACGCCTACGTCCGCGAGGACTACCCCGCCGTCGCCGACTACGAAGTCGTCTCGGCGCTGGTCGCCGCCGCCGAGCGCCTCGGCTACGACTACCACACCGGCATCACGATGAGCGCCGACAGTTTCTACGCCGGACAGGGCCGCCCCGGATTCGAGGGCTTCGAGGCCGCGGGGAGCGACGAACTCGTAGAGGGGCTGAAGGACGCGAACGTCAAGAACATCGAGATGGAGGCCAGCGCCATCATGACGCTGGCGAACATCTACGGCCTCCGCGCGGGCGCGGTCTGCTCGGTGTTCGCCAACCGCGAGACCGGCGAGTTCCTGACCGAGGGCGAGAACCGCGCGGCCGAAACCGCCAGCCTCGCGGTGAAGCTTCTGGCGAAGATGGACGAGATAAAGGCCGAGAACGGCGTGGAACGCTGGCACCCCGGTCTGAGTCTCGACTGA
- a CDS encoding class I SAM-dependent methyltransferase: MTHPDTIATYQSVADEYRERHGDRSQIRELVEQFVDALEPVTRGDSAESPRVADVGCGPGWESATFADRGHEVVGVDLTPAFLRTATDRAPDAAFVRMDMRALGLAADAFDGLWACASFLHVPREDAPATLREFRRVLRPGGAMLLSVARGDGEKVGDSYDDDRRRFTLYRADRLRELADDAGFSVESVSDGDWVQLLARA; the protein is encoded by the coding sequence ATGACCCATCCCGACACCATCGCCACCTACCAGTCGGTCGCCGACGAGTACCGCGAGCGCCACGGCGACCGGTCGCAAATTCGGGAACTAGTCGAGCAGTTCGTAGACGCGCTCGAACCGGTGACTCGGGGCGACTCCGCGGAGTCGCCCCGAGTCGCCGACGTTGGATGCGGTCCCGGATGGGAGTCGGCCACCTTCGCGGACCGCGGCCACGAAGTCGTCGGCGTGGACCTCACGCCCGCCTTCCTCCGGACCGCGACCGACCGCGCCCCCGACGCCGCGTTCGTCCGGATGGACATGCGCGCCCTCGGTCTCGCGGCCGACGCCTTCGACGGTCTGTGGGCCTGCGCGTCGTTCCTCCACGTCCCCCGCGAGGACGCGCCCGCGACCCTCCGGGAGTTCCGGCGCGTGCTTCGACCCGGCGGCGCGATGCTCCTGTCGGTTGCCCGCGGCGACGGCGAGAAAGTCGGCGACAGCTACGACGACGACCGGCGGAGGTTCACGCTCTACCGCGCCGACCGACTCCGCGAGTTGGCCGATGACGCCGGGTTCTCGGTCGAGTCGGTCTCGGACGGCGACTGGGTGCAACTGCTCGCCCGCGCGTGA
- the cdd gene encoding cytidine deaminase, protein MNELLTAAREVQADAHVPYSDYPVGAALQTADGSVYVGCNIENANYSNSLHAEEVAIAEAVKEGHRDFAALAVSSGARDGVTPCGMCRQTLAEFCDDDLPVLCDEGDDGDEYAVSEYTLGELLPNTITEEMLE, encoded by the coding sequence ATGAACGAACTCCTCACGGCCGCCCGCGAAGTGCAGGCCGACGCTCACGTACCCTACTCGGACTACCCGGTCGGCGCGGCGCTCCAGACCGCCGACGGGAGCGTCTACGTCGGGTGCAACATCGAGAACGCCAACTACAGCAACTCGCTCCACGCCGAGGAAGTCGCCATCGCCGAGGCGGTCAAGGAGGGCCACCGCGACTTCGCGGCGCTTGCGGTGAGTTCCGGCGCTCGGGACGGTGTGACCCCCTGCGGAATGTGCCGCCAGACGCTCGCGGAGTTCTGCGACGACGACCTGCCGGTCCTCTGTGACGAGGGCGACGACGGCGACGAGTACGCGGTGTCGGAGTACACCCTCGGCGAACTCCTGCCGAACACCATCACCGAGGAGATGCTGGAGTAG
- a CDS encoding DUF5793 family protein, with translation MRRDYFTLEVRNVDWVEEDAEAKKPTVIIDFEGPSSTLRERLTGTGDELLDAEETDVAFRLQGPVDDDDTAGVVSVTNRITGDFVLELNQDADDVLKFIAAAREYGKTTGDMDGRYHVEISINGEDLVEYEKSTFLVYNDEGNLLRQHSLIPSGVEL, from the coding sequence ATGAGGCGCGACTACTTCACGCTGGAGGTTCGAAACGTCGATTGGGTCGAGGAGGACGCGGAAGCCAAGAAGCCGACGGTAATCATCGACTTCGAGGGTCCGTCCTCGACGCTCCGCGAGCGCCTCACGGGGACAGGCGACGAACTGCTCGACGCCGAGGAGACCGACGTGGCGTTCCGACTCCAAGGCCCGGTGGACGACGACGACACCGCGGGTGTCGTCAGCGTCACCAACCGCATCACGGGAGACTTCGTTCTCGAACTCAATCAGGACGCCGACGACGTTCTCAAGTTCATCGCGGCGGCCCGCGAGTACGGGAAGACGACCGGCGACATGGACGGACGCTACCACGTCGAAATCAGCATCAACGGCGAGGACCTCGTGGAGTACGAGAAGAGTACGTTCCTCGTCTACAACGACGAGGGCAACCTCCTCCGACAGCACAGTCTCATCCCGAGCGGCGTCGAACTCTGA
- a CDS encoding universal stress protein has product MYDSILVPTDGSEHAERAAEHALSLARAFDSTVHFVNVVDVQTEGGLFSAGGVDREFVGRLEDRGREKIATLEELAESGDDVRTAVVKGRPSEGILDYAEENDADLVLMGTHGRTGLNRYVTGSVAERVVRLSDAPVFTVRATERSVVGDGYDDVLIPTDGSDCADAAVAHGIAIAEQYDATVHAVNVMNVRAMTSADEMPSQPTLLETFEERGEEATEAVAERAREAGLDAVTAVWKGTPAVGLLDYADDEDVDLIAMGTHGRRGLDRYFLGSTTAKVVRASEVPVLSVRSSEDDEDAE; this is encoded by the coding sequence ATGTACGACAGTATTCTGGTCCCTACCGACGGGAGCGAACACGCCGAACGCGCCGCCGAACACGCCCTGAGTCTGGCACGCGCGTTCGACTCGACTGTCCACTTCGTCAACGTCGTGGACGTACAGACCGAAGGTGGTCTGTTCAGCGCGGGCGGCGTAGACCGAGAGTTCGTCGGGCGACTCGAAGACCGCGGCCGCGAGAAGATTGCGACGCTGGAGGAGTTGGCCGAATCCGGCGACGACGTGCGGACGGCCGTCGTCAAAGGTCGGCCCTCGGAGGGCATCTTAGACTACGCCGAGGAGAACGACGCCGACCTCGTTCTGATGGGCACCCACGGCCGAACCGGACTGAACCGGTACGTCACGGGGAGCGTGGCCGAACGAGTCGTCCGCCTCTCGGACGCGCCGGTGTTCACGGTCCGGGCCACCGAGCGAAGCGTCGTCGGCGACGGCTACGACGACGTGCTGATTCCGACCGACGGGAGCGACTGCGCCGACGCCGCAGTTGCCCACGGCATCGCAATCGCCGAGCAGTACGACGCGACCGTCCACGCGGTCAACGTGATGAACGTTCGGGCGATGACGAGCGCCGACGAGATGCCGTCTCAGCCGACACTCCTCGAAACGTTCGAGGAACGCGGCGAGGAAGCCACCGAAGCGGTCGCGGAGCGTGCGCGGGAGGCCGGTCTCGACGCCGTGACCGCCGTCTGGAAGGGGACGCCAGCGGTGGGTCTGTTGGACTACGCCGACGACGAGGACGTGGACCTGATTGCGATGGGGACGCACGGACGGCGCGGACTCGACCGCTACTTCCTCGGGAGTACCACCGCGAAGGTCGTCAGAGCCTCGGAAGTGCCCGTCCTGTCGGTGCGCTCGTCGGAAGACGACGAAGACGCCGAGTGA
- the ribH gene encoding 6,7-dimethyl-8-ribityllumazine synthase → MVSLGLVVSRFNRDVTEQMEEHAREAAADRGAEVVETLRVPGAYDAPLAADRLARREEIDAVAVVGTIVTGDTDHDQVIADAAAQGLTDVSLDRDTPVTFGVSGPGMSGAEARERADKGAEAVDAAVELSEEL, encoded by the coding sequence ATGGTTTCCCTCGGTCTCGTCGTTTCGCGGTTCAACCGCGACGTAACTGAGCAGATGGAAGAACACGCGCGGGAGGCCGCCGCCGACCGCGGCGCGGAGGTCGTAGAGACGCTTCGCGTTCCCGGTGCGTACGACGCGCCGCTGGCGGCCGACCGCCTCGCCCGGCGCGAGGAAATCGACGCCGTGGCGGTGGTGGGGACCATCGTGACCGGCGACACCGACCACGACCAAGTTATCGCCGACGCCGCCGCACAGGGCCTGACCGACGTGAGTCTCGACCGCGACACGCCCGTCACCTTCGGCGTGAGCGGACCGGGCATGTCGGGAGCGGAGGCCCGCGAGCGGGCGGACAAAGGAGCGGAGGCGGTAGACGCCGCAGTCGAACTTTCGGAGGAACTCTAA